Part of the Anopheles coluzzii chromosome 3, AcolN3, whole genome shotgun sequence genome is shown below.
CAACCTATTTTCGAAAGGCATGCAGATGAGCATCGCTTTGGTCTCTTTGGCCCGATAAGCACGTGTGCGCGAGAGAGAAGCGGCCCAGAAGCGGTCCCCGTCTTCCAGATTGACATggttcatgtgtgtgtgtgtgcgtctctCCCGTCGCTGCACCGAACCGAATAGATACGGTCACCGGGTTTATCTGTTTAGTCTCTTTTTCGCTCTGGCTTTGCTTAATAGATCGCGCCAGTCATTCCCGGAGCAGAGAGACCACACGACGAAAGAACGGACAGACCCCCTAAAGAAGATGCGATGCGTACTTCGGGACAGCAACGGGGCACACACTGACTGGTGTGCGCCGAGCACTCCTTTTCTTATCTTTTGCCCGGTGATGATCCCATGGAAGAGCGAAGAAGAAGGgtacgtgcgtgtgcgtaAGTGAAGTGCGCGGGCTAGTCGAGAGATGCTTTCCGTGCGGGAACGAAATTGGACAACAATCTGTACGCGGTGGCGAAGAGGGAAGCGCGGGGAGGCGTACAGGAGGGCTGCGTGTGTGGCAACAGACTTAACTAGGACAGCTTCACACAACCGCACACCCAGGGCACGCTTGCTCACTATCGTTTCAGCTACCGGATTGTGTGTACAAGGCTCCGTCCCGGAAAAGAGTTTTGAAGTGGCCCTTCCCCCCTTCCCACCGCGCATGATGAACTGGTCGGCGCCCCCTATCAGCGCCTCCCGTTGATGATAGTTTACTCTTTGTCTGATTGATTGCGAATCGACGTTTCCCATTTAGCAACCACGGAAGGCACGGGTCTCTCCCTGTGGGCTAAACCTCGGAAtgggaaagaagaaaagtaaaacaaccGCCCGAcacaaaagcaagcaagcacaAATATGCATCTTAagacggtggcggcggcggtggcgagAAGAGCGGCTTTATTTGAACTTGGCAACACGACATCCGCGTAAAAGTGCACATAAAACGCAGCAGGCGCTCGCTCGCCCGTCGTCACTCgattgcgcgcgcgcgctgctGACGAACCAgacgagagagagggagagagagagcggagcCGCGGATGCGCATAGATCAGTGCCGGGCGAATGCACTTTGACTACCCGGGGGGATTGTGTTTCAGTTGCACATTTGCACATTTGGTGGACCGCTTCTGCCCACCGATATTGGACGCGTTCGTCTCTTGAACGCGCGGGAAACGTCCCGAGGAGtctgccttttttgtttgtttcgtcacTCCGTTTGTCAAGCAAACGTCCGGAAGCACTCcccacatgtgtgtgtgtgtgtgtgtgtgtggtttgcaaaGTAgcgaagaagatgatgatggcaaGATTTTAATCTTTAAGTCTCAACAAATGCTAGAAAATCATCATTTGAGTTGCATTCTCTGGCTAATGGTATGTAAATCTTTTATTCCTAATTATCTGCGAGTGCGCATTTAAATGGCGGACGTAGATTGAGACGTAAAAAAGGCTGCAATTGTAGTTAATTATCACAAAGTTCTCATTCAAAGCTCAAACTGTAACTCAAAACCATTGACAAGCTGTCGTCCGTTATCCTGTGCATAGATTCTAAATCTACTTTGATGGTGAGAAGTTCCATCTCTCCCCATCTCTCGTGTTGTCTATTTTAGGGTATAACGACGGTGCGCCACCGCCATGAGGTTGTGCTGGCGCGTTTTGTGCCCATTTGCGCGACGTCGCCGGTAAAAGAGTCGCCGTTTTGTCACTGCAACGTTTGCCAACGAACGGGAAatgggaagggaaaaaaggaacacgACACGACAGGAGAAACCAATCACCGCTCCACCAGGAATAGCCCGCCATGCCCGGCGGATGAATATGTTCAAAAATAAACAGTTCACTCACACTGTCGTTGTTGGGTTTGGGTGTGCGCTGATTGCTACTGCCGCCGATGGGTTTGATTTGAAATTCGAACACCCCGATCCCATCCCATATACATATTCCGCCGTCGTCGTCACGTGGCAGAGGTATTCCCCGCAGAGCCGGAGAGAAGAAGAGGCAGCCAGACACAATATGGTCTGTGCTGgtcagacaaacaaaaaaaaaaaggaatggcCTAACTTCTTTTCGTCATACCTTCGCTGTTTGTCTGACGAGTTCCGGTCTTCAGTTAGCACCTCTTCCGTCCgttgtgtgcgcgtgtttgtgtttatgcaTGTATCACGGTGCGCTGCATATTGTGTTGGTCGAGTTTCTCTTCTGCCGACATAATATTATCATACTTTCCTACTTCCCCATCTCGACATTTGTATGCTTCAAGGGGTTTATTGCTCTTGTTGCTGTGGGTTTGAGTTAATTTTTTAAGCAAATAGTTTCCCTTCCACGGATGCATGTTGCAGCGATTAGGAACAGTCGTTCAAAAAAGCGccattttaaaattgaaatatagATTAgcgatgggtaaagttggcaaacatTCGGACTCCGAGCCCACACCGGTAATTTCGTAACCGACTTGTGAAGTTATGCTGAGTGGACCCATTTTCCGGAGTAGTTCGAAATCGTCGGGAATctcccggaatcgtccggagtcgtcgggAGTCGTCCAgggtcgttcagagtcgtccggagtcgttcggagtcgtctagagtccaTCGGAACAACTCCGAATGATTCCGGATGAcgctggacgactctggatgactctggacgactctggatgactctggatgactctggatgactctagacgactctggacgactctggacaactctggacgactctggacgactccgagcgactcaggacgactctggacgactctggacgactccgaacgacttcggacgactccgtacgactccggacgactctggtcGACTCTGggcaactccgaacgactctggacgactctggacgactccgggcgactctggacgactctaggcgactttggacgactctggacgactctggacgactctgaacgactcttgacgactctggacgactccgaacgacttcggacgactccgtacgactccggacgactctgcacgactctggacgactctggacgacttcggacgactctgaactactctggacgacttcggacaactctggacgactctggacgactgtggatgactctggatgacttcagacgactccgactctgctCAGAACCGCAGTCGGATTTTGCCgcagtcggaatcggactaacaatagccggaCTCGGATCGGAGTCCtgggtgcgctccaaagagcacaccACTAATATTGAGTTCGTATCGAATCGCATCTCTCTGAAGATTCGAATGTAATTGTGGCCGACAGAAGAATGATCTCAAATTCGTTTCATATTATCGATAAAAGAAACGAAACTAAAACATGTCATTAATCATTCTTTCCGTCCATTCTAGCATTAATTTAACGTCCAGCACAATTAACGAGTAAGAAGACAACCGAAAcccataaaaaataaacaaaacaaggaTCCCCCCAAAGTTCAAGGTCTTCTATATGCTCGCGAGGCGTAAAGCTTGGCTGCCGCTGCACCGCACGCACGCGGGACGGACTGATGTGATAAACGCGCTACCAGACAACAAAAACGCCTCACACGTATACATAGACGCGGTACACGGTTTTGATGGTCCGCACACGACGATTGGACGATTAAAATGTTCtcgagagagaaaggaggaaaCCCGGGGTGGGAGAAGCAGTTTGGAAGGGCAAATGAATTAAAGGTCGACGGCGGTTGTAGAAAAACACGGTTGCGGTTGCGGTGCAGATGCTCCGTTCGCTGTTTGTCCGTTGTTTGAACgccaccgtaccgtaccgggTCCTATTTTTACATGTTCACATTTACACAGTGAAGAAAGTGTATCTATTTTCTCATCGTACGCTATTTTCACGACTGCAGCAGGAATGGTGCTGTGGTTGGCTTATGCTTTGGCCGGGCGGCGGAGAGCGTGAAACACGATCATCACACGCGGGAGTTGTTGGGGCAATGGTTTTACGTAATGTTTGCTTCTCTATCCTGATCGTCTCCGTGTGAGTTTTGATTCGATTTGATTCGAGAGTTTGGGAGAGAATGTTGATGCTGTTCTAAACTATTCATTTTTGTAActttaataatatttatttaaaattacatttaaCCAATCCAAACTCGgcgttaattttgttttctttcgtttctttaAGGTATGgccaagaacaaaaaacagaatggaaaagcaaaaactcCCCCGGTGGTGGCAGCGGCGGCCGGTGAGCAAAAGGAAACGATCGGCAACGGACACGCGGAACAGAACGGGCTGAACGGACACGCGAGCTCGGAAGAGTCGGACCCGGCCGCTGCTGGCCCGAACGAGTCCGCGGACGATAAAAGCGCTGGCGTTGCCGGTGGCGGAGagaccgagcagcagcagcagcagcaggaggacgACGTGATGAGGCTGATGCAGGAGACCGGCTTTACGGTGCAGGTGCTGTCGCCGGGCGTGGAGCCGCTCTCGATACAGGTGTCGAGCATGGAGCTGGTGCAGGAGATCCACCAGCTGCTGATGGACCGGGAGGACACGTGCCACCGGACGTGCTTCTCGCTGCAGCTCGACGGCCGCACGCTGGACAACTTTGCCGAGCTGAAGAACATCGACGGGCTGCAGGAGGGTTCCGTGATCCGGGTGGTCGAGGAGCCGTACACAATGCGCGAGGCGCGCATTCACGTGCGCCACGTGCGCGATCTGCTGAAATCGCTCGATCCGGCCGACGCGTACAACGGCGTCGACTGCAGCTCGCTCACCTTCCTGCACACCATCACGATGGGCGACATtatggagaagaaaaagacgCGCCAGGAATCGGTCGACTGTACGCCGCCCGACTTTATCATGCCGGGGGCGCGGGAGCGCCCGCTGCTACCGCTGCAGCCGGGCACGGGCAAGAAGGGCACCCCGCAACCGCTGAAGGTGCTGACGACCTCGGCGTGGAATCCGCCGCCCGGGCCGCGCAAGCTGCACGGCGACCTGATGTACCTGTACGTGGTGACGATGGAGGACAAGCGGCTGCACATTAGCGCCTGCTCGCGCGGCTTCTACGTCAACCAGTCGACGGACGACGCGTTCAACCCGCAGCCGGCCAACCCGAGCTACCTCTCGCACTCGCTGATCGATCTGCTGTCGCAGATTTCCGCCACCTTCCGGCGCTGCTTCGCGCAGATGCAGAAGAAGCGCACCCAGCGGCATCCGTTCGAGCGCGTCGCCACGCCGTACCAGGTGTACACGTGGACGGCGCCCGCGCTCGAGCACACGATCGACGCGATCCGGGCGGAGGACACGTTCTCGTCCAAGCTCGGCTACGAGGAGCACATCCCCGGGCAGACGCGCGACTGGAACGAGGAGCTGCAGACGACGCGCGAGCTGCCGCGGGCGACGCTACCCGAGCGGTTGCTGCGCGAGCGGGCCATCTTCAAGGTGCACAGCGATTTCGTGACGGCGGCGACGCGGGGCGCGATGGCCGTCATCGACGGAAACGTGATGCCGATCAATCCGGGCGAGGACGCCAAAACGCAGATGTTCATCTGGAACAACATCTTCTTCTCGCTCGggttcgacgtgcgggaccaCTACAAGGAGCTGGGCGGCGATGCGGCCGCGTTTGTGGCGCCGCGCAACGATCTGCACGGCGTGCGCGTGTACAGCGCGGTGGACGTGGAGGGCCTGTACACGCTCGGCACGGTTGTGATCGATTACCGCGGGTATCGCGTGACGGCCCAGTCGATCATACCGGGCATCTTGGAGCGCGAGCAGGACCAGTCGGTCGTGTACGGGTCGATCGATTTCGGCAAAACCGTGCTGTCCCACCCGAAGTACCTGGAGCTGCTGAATGCGGCCGGCAAGCACCTGAAGATACTGCCGCACAGCGTGTACAACGACAAGGAGGAGGCGATCGAGCTGTGCTCGTCGGTGGAGTGCAAGGGCATCATCGGCAACGACGGGCGGCACTACATTCTCGATCTGCTGCGCACGTTCCCGCCGGATGTGAACTTCCTGGCGCTGCCGGCGGAGGAGGAAGCGGTCGGCAAGGAGAGCCGGGCGATGGGCTTCCCGATTGAGCACCGGCACAAGCTGTGCTGTCTGCGGCAGGAGCTGTTGGAAGCGTTCGTGGAGAATCGGTATCTGATGTTCATGAAGCATGCCGCcgtgcagctgcagcagtgcGTTAAAATGAAGCAGGAGCAAAAGGCGGCTGCCGCCCAGAAAACGGAGGAGGGTGGCAAACAGGCCGCCATCGAAGCAGCCGCCCCGGCGGAGGGCGATAAGACGCCAGCAAAGGATGCAAAGGACGGCAAGGAGGCAGGCAAGGATGCGAATGATGGCAAGGAGGAGGGATCGACGACCAAGGAAGCGGCAGCCGCGGCGGCTGCCGCACGCTCCGTACCGAAGCCAGACAGCGAGGACGCGAAGAAGCTG
Proteins encoded:
- the LOC120955007 gene encoding clustered mitochondria protein homolog, encoding MALETESVQSAGAATEALSTAGSGEAGGKKKGMAKNKKQNGKAKTPPVVAAAAGEQKETIGNGHAEQNGLNGHASSEESDPAAAGPNESADDKSAGVAGGGETEQQQQQQEDDVMRLMQETGFTVQVLSPGVEPLSIQVSSMELVQEIHQLLMDREDTCHRTCFSLQLDGRTLDNFAELKNIDGLQEGSVIRVVEEPYTMREARIHVRHVRDLLKSLDPADAYNGVDCSSLTFLHTITMGDIMEKKKTRQESVDCTPPDFIMPGARERPLLPLQPGTGKKGTPQPLKVLTTSAWNPPPGPRKLHGDLMYLYVVTMEDKRLHISACSRGFYVNQSTDDAFNPQPANPSYLSHSLIDLLSQISATFRRCFAQMQKKRTQRHPFERVATPYQVYTWTAPALEHTIDAIRAEDTFSSKLGYEEHIPGQTRDWNEELQTTRELPRATLPERLLRERAIFKVHSDFVTAATRGAMAVIDGNVMPINPGEDAKTQMFIWNNIFFSLGFDVRDHYKELGGDAAAFVAPRNDLHGVRVYSAVDVEGLYTLGTVVIDYRGYRVTAQSIIPGILEREQDQSVVYGSIDFGKTVLSHPKYLELLNAAGKHLKILPHSVYNDKEEAIELCSSVECKGIIGNDGRHYILDLLRTFPPDVNFLALPAEEEAVGKESRAMGFPIEHRHKLCCLRQELLEAFVENRYLMFMKHAAVQLQQCVKMKQEQKAAAAQKTEEGGKQAAIEAAAPAEGDKTPAKDAKDGKEAGKDANDGKEEGSTTKEAAAAAAAARSVPKPDSEDAKKLVESLISSDQKNESMEVVKRACEAVGSLKEYEFNIRFNPDVYSPGIRHVDEEPNAAGSLRRQKQLVKDAAEFLVKHQIPSFVHECLDHTSAPMDGVTLTELLHNRGINVRYLGKVVDQLAKIKQLEYLHTIAVSELIVRAAKHLFTAYLQQTDVMSMAAAISHFLNCFLTVSTGGYQPVANGTGADGDGQLADEFGPKAGGKKQNKQSKRGGGGGGGKGAAGGGRKATFSVPSSDNCEWTALTSKTLWAQIRQELKAYWDFELTVEQPAKEGKESKAAVIDSIEPLIGAFKLQKISLLRSFCLKTGVQILLQEYAFEQRNRPAFTDADIVNVFPVVKHINPRASDAYNFYTTGQTKIQQGYLQDGYGLISEALNLLNNVYGAMHPENAQCLRMLARLSYIMGDPQEALAIQQRAVLMSERVNGVDHPYTISEYGHLALYCFANSQITTALKLLYRARYLATIVCGENHPDIALMDSNISLILHAVGEYELSLRFLEHALALNIRYYGEKSLKVAVSYHLVARTQSCMGDFRSALVNEKETYAIYKQQLGENHEKTQESSECLRHLTQQAVVLQKKMNYANGKLLSTGLPPIHIQPPSMGSVLDMLNAINGIIFVQISSKEIANFKNEIEKRQKEAGAQSQQPGGGPVQANQEEVDQMLMETMQKTAAGIPFEEQDGEKKDGAAVEKKPAEVTSS